The Cyclopterus lumpus isolate fCycLum1 chromosome 12, fCycLum1.pri, whole genome shotgun sequence genome window below encodes:
- the LOC117740067 gene encoding ARF GTPase-activating protein GIT2-like isoform X5 produces the protein MSKRVRSREVCADCSAAEPRWASVNRGVLVCDECCSIHRGLGRHSSQVRHLTHSPWPPSQLQMVQTLYGNGANSIWEHSLLDPSSSSLSGKRKANPQDRVHPNKTEFIKAKYQMLVYVHRMPCREDDSVTAKDLSKQLHSSVRTGNLETCLRLLSLGAQANFFHPEKGNTPLHIAAKAGQVLQAELLAVYGADPGALDSSGKTPIDYARQAGHQDLAERLVEIQYELTDRLTFYLCGRRPDHRNGQHFIIPQMADSSLDLSEFAKAAKKKLQSLSNHQFEELAMDVYDEVDRRETDAVWLATQNHSTLVTDTTVVPFLPVNPEYSSTRNQGRQKLARFSAHEFATLVIDILTDAKRRQWGNSCDSPKESVELILQGIDSRHNSDSQDNDQPDYDSVASDEEPAQEATCGDSCNDGRTKSSESSDLSDGPITVQEFMEVKSALTASEAKIQQLLKVNCHLSEELRSMQGQLNSLQTENTTLRWQPPSGQQPLQGPFGRHPPRGGRAMSMYETGSSPRQHPHRVEAARQDDGVVLQPFPTNGCSLEGRSMMLESDYDTSPNHSELEEAGPLPASEAVQPGEEGEEDATLPCTEDVICKTEQITKNIQELLRAAQETKHESFLPCSEKICMAVTEMAALFPKRPSSEMVRGSLCLLTSSASRLHGECQKAAEHNPSASDIQLVTQQVIQCAYDIAKAAKQLVTVTTKENNN, from the exons ATGTCAAAGCGAGTCCGGAGCAGAGAGGTCTGCGCGGACTGCAGCGCTGCGG AGCCACGTTGGGCCTCTGTTAACAGGGGGGTGTTGGTATGCGATGAGTGCTGCAGCATCCACCGAGGTCTGGGGCGACACAGCTCTCAGGTCCGACATCTGACCCATTCTCCGTGGCCACCCTCCCAGttacag ATGGTTCAGACACTTTATGGCAATGGCGCTAATTCCATATGGGAGCACAGCCTTCTGgacccttcttcttcttcactgagTGGGAAACGCAAAGCCAACCCCCAGGACAGAGTTCA TCCCAACAAGACAGAGTTCATCAAAGCCAAATATCAGATGTTGGTGTATGTCCATCGGATGCCGTGTCGGGAGGATGACAGTGTTACTGCAAAGGACCTCAGCAAG CAACTCCACTCCAGTGTTCGGACTGGAAACCTGGAGACCTGCCTAAGACTCTTATCTTTGGGAGCACAGGCCAACTTCTTCCATCCA GAGAAAGGAAACACTCCTCTGCACATAGCAGCAAAAGCAGGGCAAGTGTTGCAAGCAGAACTGTTGGCAGTTTATGGAGCTGATCCCGGAGCTCTGGACTCCAGTGGAAAGACCCCTATCGATTATGCAAG ACAAGCTGGGCATCAGGATCTGGCAGAGAGGCTAGTGGAGATCCAGTATGAGCTCACTGACCGCTTAACATTTTACCTTTGTGGACGAAGACCAG ATCACAGAAATGGACAACACTTCATCATTCCTCAGATGGCAGACAG CAGCCTGGATTTGTCAGAGTTTGCAAAAGCTGCCAAGAAGAAGCTCCAGTCG CTAAGTAACCATCAATTTGAAGAACTTGCCATGGATGTTTACGATGAAGTTGACAGAAGAGAAACCGATGCAG tgtgGTTGGCCACTCAGAACCACAGCACTCTTGTAACAGACACCACAGTTGTGCCTTTTCTGCCCGTCAATCCAGAGTACTCTTCTACCAGAAACCAG GGTCGTCAGAAATTGGCAAGATTTAGTGCTCATGAATTTGCCACCCTGGTTATTGATATTCTCACTGATGCTAAACGACGGCAGTGGGGTAATTCCTGCGACAGTCCCAAAG AGAGTGTGGAGCTGATCCTTCAGGGAATAGACAGTCGCCATAACAGTGATAGCCAGGACAATGACCAGCCCGACTACGACAGCGTGGCATCAGATGAAGAACCAGCGCAAGAGGCCACCTGTGGAGACAGCTGCAATGATGGAAGGACCAAG AGCTCAGAGTCATCTGATCTCTCTGATGGACCAATCACAGTACAGGAATTCATGGAGGTGAAGAGTGCCCTCACTGCATCAGAAGCCAAAATACAACAGCTTCTCAAAGTCAACTGTCACCTCAGTGAAGAGCTGCGTAGCATGCAGGGCCAG CTGAACTCCCTGCAGACTGAAAACACAACGCTGCGATGGCAACCCCCCAGCGGACAACAACCCCTCCAGGGGCCCTTTGGTCGACACCCACCCCGCGGAGGTCGAGCCATGTCCATGTATGAGACGGGCTCTTCCCCGAGGCAGCACCCCCACCGAGTCGAAGCGGCTCGGCAAGATGACGGAGTCGTTTTACAACCCTTCCCAACCAAT GGCTGCAGTCTGGAAGGACGGAGCATGATGCTGGAGAGTGATTACGACACTTCGCCAAACCACTCTGAACTGGAGGAGGCTGG CCCTCTTCCAGCCTCTGAAGCAGTGCAgccgggggaggagggggaggaagatgCCACCCTGCCATGCACAGAGGACGTCATCTGTAAGACGGAGCAGATCACTAAGAACATACAGGAGCTCCTGAGAGCTGCCCAGGAGACCAAGCATGAAAG CTTCCTGCCTTGTTCAGAAAAGATATGCATGGCTGTGACAGAGATGGCCGCCCTGTTCCCTAAG AGGCCGTCCTCGGAGATGGTGCGAGGGTCTCTGTGTCTGCTCACTTCGAGTGCCAGCCGGCTCCATGGAGAGTGCCAGAAGGCTGCGGAGCACAACCCCAGCGCGTCGGACATCCAGCTGGTCACTCAGCAGGTCATCCAGTGCGCCTATGACATTGCCAAAGCTGCCAAGCAACTTGTCACTGTgacaaccaaagaaaacaacaactaa
- the LOC117740067 gene encoding ARF GTPase-activating protein GIT2-like isoform X2, with translation MSKRVRSREVCADCSAAEPRWASVNRGVLVCDECCSIHRGLGRHSSQVRHLTHSPWPPSQLQMVQTLYGNGANSIWEHSLLDPSSSSLSGKRKANPQDRVHPNKTEFIKAKYQMLVYVHRMPCREDDSVTAKDLSKQLHSSVRTGNLETCLRLLSLGAQANFFHPEKGNTPLHIAAKAGQVLQAELLAVYGADPGALDSSGKTPIDYARQAGHQDLAERLVEIQYELTDRLTFYLCGRRPDHRNGQHFIIPQMADSLDLSEFAKAAKKKLQSLSNHQFEELAMDVYDEVDRRETDAVWLATQNHSTLVTDTTVVPFLPVNPEYSSTRNQGRQKLARFSAHEFATLVIDILTDAKRRQWGNSCDSPKESVELILQGIDSRHNSDSQDNDQPDYDSVASDEEPAQEATCGDSCNDGRTKSSESSDLSDGPITVQEFMEVKSALTASEAKIQQLLKVNCHLSEELRSMQGQLNSLQTENTTLRWQPPSGQQPLQGPFGRHPPRGGRAMSMYETGSSPRQHPHRVEAARQDDGVVLQPFPTNIGRGPLGTAASSLPTFPSSLSWSWDERSRRGCSLEGRSMMLESDYDTSPNHSELEEAGSPLPASEAVQPGEEGEEDATLPCTEDVICKTEQITKNIQELLRAAQETKHESFLPCSEKICMAVTEMAALFPKRPSSEMVRGSLCLLTSSASRLHGECQKAAEHNPSASDIQLVTQQVIQCAYDIAKAAKQLVTVTTKENNN, from the exons ATGTCAAAGCGAGTCCGGAGCAGAGAGGTCTGCGCGGACTGCAGCGCTGCGG AGCCACGTTGGGCCTCTGTTAACAGGGGGGTGTTGGTATGCGATGAGTGCTGCAGCATCCACCGAGGTCTGGGGCGACACAGCTCTCAGGTCCGACATCTGACCCATTCTCCGTGGCCACCCTCCCAGttacag ATGGTTCAGACACTTTATGGCAATGGCGCTAATTCCATATGGGAGCACAGCCTTCTGgacccttcttcttcttcactgagTGGGAAACGCAAAGCCAACCCCCAGGACAGAGTTCA TCCCAACAAGACAGAGTTCATCAAAGCCAAATATCAGATGTTGGTGTATGTCCATCGGATGCCGTGTCGGGAGGATGACAGTGTTACTGCAAAGGACCTCAGCAAG CAACTCCACTCCAGTGTTCGGACTGGAAACCTGGAGACCTGCCTAAGACTCTTATCTTTGGGAGCACAGGCCAACTTCTTCCATCCA GAGAAAGGAAACACTCCTCTGCACATAGCAGCAAAAGCAGGGCAAGTGTTGCAAGCAGAACTGTTGGCAGTTTATGGAGCTGATCCCGGAGCTCTGGACTCCAGTGGAAAGACCCCTATCGATTATGCAAG ACAAGCTGGGCATCAGGATCTGGCAGAGAGGCTAGTGGAGATCCAGTATGAGCTCACTGACCGCTTAACATTTTACCTTTGTGGACGAAGACCAG ATCACAGAAATGGACAACACTTCATCATTCCTCAGATGGCAGACAG CCTGGATTTGTCAGAGTTTGCAAAAGCTGCCAAGAAGAAGCTCCAGTCG CTAAGTAACCATCAATTTGAAGAACTTGCCATGGATGTTTACGATGAAGTTGACAGAAGAGAAACCGATGCAG tgtgGTTGGCCACTCAGAACCACAGCACTCTTGTAACAGACACCACAGTTGTGCCTTTTCTGCCCGTCAATCCAGAGTACTCTTCTACCAGAAACCAG GGTCGTCAGAAATTGGCAAGATTTAGTGCTCATGAATTTGCCACCCTGGTTATTGATATTCTCACTGATGCTAAACGACGGCAGTGGGGTAATTCCTGCGACAGTCCCAAAG AGAGTGTGGAGCTGATCCTTCAGGGAATAGACAGTCGCCATAACAGTGATAGCCAGGACAATGACCAGCCCGACTACGACAGCGTGGCATCAGATGAAGAACCAGCGCAAGAGGCCACCTGTGGAGACAGCTGCAATGATGGAAGGACCAAG AGCTCAGAGTCATCTGATCTCTCTGATGGACCAATCACAGTACAGGAATTCATGGAGGTGAAGAGTGCCCTCACTGCATCAGAAGCCAAAATACAACAGCTTCTCAAAGTCAACTGTCACCTCAGTGAAGAGCTGCGTAGCATGCAGGGCCAG CTGAACTCCCTGCAGACTGAAAACACAACGCTGCGATGGCAACCCCCCAGCGGACAACAACCCCTCCAGGGGCCCTTTGGTCGACACCCACCCCGCGGAGGTCGAGCCATGTCCATGTATGAGACGGGCTCTTCCCCGAGGCAGCACCCCCACCGAGTCGAAGCGGCTCGGCAAGATGACGGAGTCGTTTTACAACCCTTCCCAACCAAT ATTGGGAGGGGTCCTTTGGGGACGgctgcttcctccctccctacctTCCCCTCTTCCCTGTCCTGGTCATGGGATGAGCGATCTCGAAGG GGCTGCAGTCTGGAAGGACGGAGCATGATGCTGGAGAGTGATTACGACACTTCGCCAAACCACTCTGAACTGGAGGAGGCTGG CAGCCCTCTTCCAGCCTCTGAAGCAGTGCAgccgggggaggagggggaggaagatgCCACCCTGCCATGCACAGAGGACGTCATCTGTAAGACGGAGCAGATCACTAAGAACATACAGGAGCTCCTGAGAGCTGCCCAGGAGACCAAGCATGAAAG CTTCCTGCCTTGTTCAGAAAAGATATGCATGGCTGTGACAGAGATGGCCGCCCTGTTCCCTAAG AGGCCGTCCTCGGAGATGGTGCGAGGGTCTCTGTGTCTGCTCACTTCGAGTGCCAGCCGGCTCCATGGAGAGTGCCAGAAGGCTGCGGAGCACAACCCCAGCGCGTCGGACATCCAGCTGGTCACTCAGCAGGTCATCCAGTGCGCCTATGACATTGCCAAAGCTGCCAAGCAACTTGTCACTGTgacaaccaaagaaaacaacaactaa
- the LOC117740067 gene encoding ARF GTPase-activating protein GIT2-like isoform X4, whose amino-acid sequence MSKRVRSREVCADCSAAEPRWASVNRGVLVCDECCSIHRGLGRHSSQVRHLTHSPWPPSQLQMVQTLYGNGANSIWEHSLLDPSSSSLSGKRKANPQDRVHPNKTEFIKAKYQMLVYVHRMPCREDDSVTAKDLSKQLHSSVRTGNLETCLRLLSLGAQANFFHPEKGNTPLHIAAKAGQVLQAELLAVYGADPGALDSSGKTPIDYARQAGHQDLAERLVEIQYELTDRLTFYLCGRRPDHRNGQHFIIPQMADSSLDLSEFAKAAKKKLQSLSNHQFEELAMDVYDEVDRRETDAVWLATQNHSTLVTDTTVVPFLPVNPEYSSTRNQGRQKLARFSAHEFATLVIDILTDAKRRQWGNSCDSPKESVELILQGIDSRHNSDSQDNDQPDYDSVASDEEPAQEATCGDSCNDGRTKSSESSDLSDGPITVQEFMEVKSALTASEAKIQQLLKVNCHLSEELRSMQGQLNSLQTENTTLRWQPPSGQQPLQGPFGRHPPRGGRAMSMYETGSSPRQHPHRVEAARQDDGVVLQPFPTNGCSLEGRSMMLESDYDTSPNHSELEEAGSPLPASEAVQPGEEGEEDATLPCTEDVICKTEQITKNIQELLRAAQETKHESFLPCSEKICMAVTEMAALFPKRPSSEMVRGSLCLLTSSASRLHGECQKAAEHNPSASDIQLVTQQVIQCAYDIAKAAKQLVTVTTKENNN is encoded by the exons ATGTCAAAGCGAGTCCGGAGCAGAGAGGTCTGCGCGGACTGCAGCGCTGCGG AGCCACGTTGGGCCTCTGTTAACAGGGGGGTGTTGGTATGCGATGAGTGCTGCAGCATCCACCGAGGTCTGGGGCGACACAGCTCTCAGGTCCGACATCTGACCCATTCTCCGTGGCCACCCTCCCAGttacag ATGGTTCAGACACTTTATGGCAATGGCGCTAATTCCATATGGGAGCACAGCCTTCTGgacccttcttcttcttcactgagTGGGAAACGCAAAGCCAACCCCCAGGACAGAGTTCA TCCCAACAAGACAGAGTTCATCAAAGCCAAATATCAGATGTTGGTGTATGTCCATCGGATGCCGTGTCGGGAGGATGACAGTGTTACTGCAAAGGACCTCAGCAAG CAACTCCACTCCAGTGTTCGGACTGGAAACCTGGAGACCTGCCTAAGACTCTTATCTTTGGGAGCACAGGCCAACTTCTTCCATCCA GAGAAAGGAAACACTCCTCTGCACATAGCAGCAAAAGCAGGGCAAGTGTTGCAAGCAGAACTGTTGGCAGTTTATGGAGCTGATCCCGGAGCTCTGGACTCCAGTGGAAAGACCCCTATCGATTATGCAAG ACAAGCTGGGCATCAGGATCTGGCAGAGAGGCTAGTGGAGATCCAGTATGAGCTCACTGACCGCTTAACATTTTACCTTTGTGGACGAAGACCAG ATCACAGAAATGGACAACACTTCATCATTCCTCAGATGGCAGACAG CAGCCTGGATTTGTCAGAGTTTGCAAAAGCTGCCAAGAAGAAGCTCCAGTCG CTAAGTAACCATCAATTTGAAGAACTTGCCATGGATGTTTACGATGAAGTTGACAGAAGAGAAACCGATGCAG tgtgGTTGGCCACTCAGAACCACAGCACTCTTGTAACAGACACCACAGTTGTGCCTTTTCTGCCCGTCAATCCAGAGTACTCTTCTACCAGAAACCAG GGTCGTCAGAAATTGGCAAGATTTAGTGCTCATGAATTTGCCACCCTGGTTATTGATATTCTCACTGATGCTAAACGACGGCAGTGGGGTAATTCCTGCGACAGTCCCAAAG AGAGTGTGGAGCTGATCCTTCAGGGAATAGACAGTCGCCATAACAGTGATAGCCAGGACAATGACCAGCCCGACTACGACAGCGTGGCATCAGATGAAGAACCAGCGCAAGAGGCCACCTGTGGAGACAGCTGCAATGATGGAAGGACCAAG AGCTCAGAGTCATCTGATCTCTCTGATGGACCAATCACAGTACAGGAATTCATGGAGGTGAAGAGTGCCCTCACTGCATCAGAAGCCAAAATACAACAGCTTCTCAAAGTCAACTGTCACCTCAGTGAAGAGCTGCGTAGCATGCAGGGCCAG CTGAACTCCCTGCAGACTGAAAACACAACGCTGCGATGGCAACCCCCCAGCGGACAACAACCCCTCCAGGGGCCCTTTGGTCGACACCCACCCCGCGGAGGTCGAGCCATGTCCATGTATGAGACGGGCTCTTCCCCGAGGCAGCACCCCCACCGAGTCGAAGCGGCTCGGCAAGATGACGGAGTCGTTTTACAACCCTTCCCAACCAAT GGCTGCAGTCTGGAAGGACGGAGCATGATGCTGGAGAGTGATTACGACACTTCGCCAAACCACTCTGAACTGGAGGAGGCTGG CAGCCCTCTTCCAGCCTCTGAAGCAGTGCAgccgggggaggagggggaggaagatgCCACCCTGCCATGCACAGAGGACGTCATCTGTAAGACGGAGCAGATCACTAAGAACATACAGGAGCTCCTGAGAGCTGCCCAGGAGACCAAGCATGAAAG CTTCCTGCCTTGTTCAGAAAAGATATGCATGGCTGTGACAGAGATGGCCGCCCTGTTCCCTAAG AGGCCGTCCTCGGAGATGGTGCGAGGGTCTCTGTGTCTGCTCACTTCGAGTGCCAGCCGGCTCCATGGAGAGTGCCAGAAGGCTGCGGAGCACAACCCCAGCGCGTCGGACATCCAGCTGGTCACTCAGCAGGTCATCCAGTGCGCCTATGACATTGCCAAAGCTGCCAAGCAACTTGTCACTGTgacaaccaaagaaaacaacaactaa
- the LOC117740067 gene encoding ARF GTPase-activating protein GIT2-like isoform X3 codes for MSKRVRSREVCADCSAAEPRWASVNRGVLVCDECCSIHRGLGRHSSQVRHLTHSPWPPSQLQMVQTLYGNGANSIWEHSLLDPSSSSLSGKRKANPQDRVHPNKTEFIKAKYQMLVYVHRMPCREDDSVTAKDLSKQLHSSVRTGNLETCLRLLSLGAQANFFHPEKGNTPLHIAAKAGQVLQAELLAVYGADPGALDSSGKTPIDYARQAGHQDLAERLVEIQYELTDRLTFYLCGRRPDHRNGQHFIIPQMADSSLDLSEFAKAAKKKLQSLSNHQFEELAMDVYDEVDRRETDAVWLATQNHSTLVTDTTVVPFLPVNPEYSSTRNQGRQKLARFSAHEFATLVIDILTDAKRRQWGNSCDSPKESVELILQGIDSRHNSDSQDNDQPDYDSVASDEEPAQEATCGDSCNDGRTKSSESSDLSDGPITVQEFMEVKSALTASEAKIQQLLKVNCHLSEELRSMQGQLNSLQTENTTLRWQPPSGQQPLQGPFGRHPPRGGRAMSMYETGSSPRQHPHRVEAARQDDGVVLQPFPTNIGRGPLGTAASSLPTFPSSLSWSWDERSRRGCSLEGRSMMLESDYDTSPNHSELEEAGPLPASEAVQPGEEGEEDATLPCTEDVICKTEQITKNIQELLRAAQETKHESFLPCSEKICMAVTEMAALFPKRPSSEMVRGSLCLLTSSASRLHGECQKAAEHNPSASDIQLVTQQVIQCAYDIAKAAKQLVTVTTKENNN; via the exons ATGTCAAAGCGAGTCCGGAGCAGAGAGGTCTGCGCGGACTGCAGCGCTGCGG AGCCACGTTGGGCCTCTGTTAACAGGGGGGTGTTGGTATGCGATGAGTGCTGCAGCATCCACCGAGGTCTGGGGCGACACAGCTCTCAGGTCCGACATCTGACCCATTCTCCGTGGCCACCCTCCCAGttacag ATGGTTCAGACACTTTATGGCAATGGCGCTAATTCCATATGGGAGCACAGCCTTCTGgacccttcttcttcttcactgagTGGGAAACGCAAAGCCAACCCCCAGGACAGAGTTCA TCCCAACAAGACAGAGTTCATCAAAGCCAAATATCAGATGTTGGTGTATGTCCATCGGATGCCGTGTCGGGAGGATGACAGTGTTACTGCAAAGGACCTCAGCAAG CAACTCCACTCCAGTGTTCGGACTGGAAACCTGGAGACCTGCCTAAGACTCTTATCTTTGGGAGCACAGGCCAACTTCTTCCATCCA GAGAAAGGAAACACTCCTCTGCACATAGCAGCAAAAGCAGGGCAAGTGTTGCAAGCAGAACTGTTGGCAGTTTATGGAGCTGATCCCGGAGCTCTGGACTCCAGTGGAAAGACCCCTATCGATTATGCAAG ACAAGCTGGGCATCAGGATCTGGCAGAGAGGCTAGTGGAGATCCAGTATGAGCTCACTGACCGCTTAACATTTTACCTTTGTGGACGAAGACCAG ATCACAGAAATGGACAACACTTCATCATTCCTCAGATGGCAGACAG CAGCCTGGATTTGTCAGAGTTTGCAAAAGCTGCCAAGAAGAAGCTCCAGTCG CTAAGTAACCATCAATTTGAAGAACTTGCCATGGATGTTTACGATGAAGTTGACAGAAGAGAAACCGATGCAG tgtgGTTGGCCACTCAGAACCACAGCACTCTTGTAACAGACACCACAGTTGTGCCTTTTCTGCCCGTCAATCCAGAGTACTCTTCTACCAGAAACCAG GGTCGTCAGAAATTGGCAAGATTTAGTGCTCATGAATTTGCCACCCTGGTTATTGATATTCTCACTGATGCTAAACGACGGCAGTGGGGTAATTCCTGCGACAGTCCCAAAG AGAGTGTGGAGCTGATCCTTCAGGGAATAGACAGTCGCCATAACAGTGATAGCCAGGACAATGACCAGCCCGACTACGACAGCGTGGCATCAGATGAAGAACCAGCGCAAGAGGCCACCTGTGGAGACAGCTGCAATGATGGAAGGACCAAG AGCTCAGAGTCATCTGATCTCTCTGATGGACCAATCACAGTACAGGAATTCATGGAGGTGAAGAGTGCCCTCACTGCATCAGAAGCCAAAATACAACAGCTTCTCAAAGTCAACTGTCACCTCAGTGAAGAGCTGCGTAGCATGCAGGGCCAG CTGAACTCCCTGCAGACTGAAAACACAACGCTGCGATGGCAACCCCCCAGCGGACAACAACCCCTCCAGGGGCCCTTTGGTCGACACCCACCCCGCGGAGGTCGAGCCATGTCCATGTATGAGACGGGCTCTTCCCCGAGGCAGCACCCCCACCGAGTCGAAGCGGCTCGGCAAGATGACGGAGTCGTTTTACAACCCTTCCCAACCAAT ATTGGGAGGGGTCCTTTGGGGACGgctgcttcctccctccctacctTCCCCTCTTCCCTGTCCTGGTCATGGGATGAGCGATCTCGAAGG GGCTGCAGTCTGGAAGGACGGAGCATGATGCTGGAGAGTGATTACGACACTTCGCCAAACCACTCTGAACTGGAGGAGGCTGG CCCTCTTCCAGCCTCTGAAGCAGTGCAgccgggggaggagggggaggaagatgCCACCCTGCCATGCACAGAGGACGTCATCTGTAAGACGGAGCAGATCACTAAGAACATACAGGAGCTCCTGAGAGCTGCCCAGGAGACCAAGCATGAAAG CTTCCTGCCTTGTTCAGAAAAGATATGCATGGCTGTGACAGAGATGGCCGCCCTGTTCCCTAAG AGGCCGTCCTCGGAGATGGTGCGAGGGTCTCTGTGTCTGCTCACTTCGAGTGCCAGCCGGCTCCATGGAGAGTGCCAGAAGGCTGCGGAGCACAACCCCAGCGCGTCGGACATCCAGCTGGTCACTCAGCAGGTCATCCAGTGCGCCTATGACATTGCCAAAGCTGCCAAGCAACTTGTCACTGTgacaaccaaagaaaacaacaactaa
- the LOC117740067 gene encoding ARF GTPase-activating protein GIT2-like isoform X1: MSKRVRSREVCADCSAAEPRWASVNRGVLVCDECCSIHRGLGRHSSQVRHLTHSPWPPSQLQMVQTLYGNGANSIWEHSLLDPSSSSLSGKRKANPQDRVHPNKTEFIKAKYQMLVYVHRMPCREDDSVTAKDLSKQLHSSVRTGNLETCLRLLSLGAQANFFHPEKGNTPLHIAAKAGQVLQAELLAVYGADPGALDSSGKTPIDYARQAGHQDLAERLVEIQYELTDRLTFYLCGRRPDHRNGQHFIIPQMADSSLDLSEFAKAAKKKLQSLSNHQFEELAMDVYDEVDRRETDAVWLATQNHSTLVTDTTVVPFLPVNPEYSSTRNQGRQKLARFSAHEFATLVIDILTDAKRRQWGNSCDSPKESVELILQGIDSRHNSDSQDNDQPDYDSVASDEEPAQEATCGDSCNDGRTKSSESSDLSDGPITVQEFMEVKSALTASEAKIQQLLKVNCHLSEELRSMQGQLNSLQTENTTLRWQPPSGQQPLQGPFGRHPPRGGRAMSMYETGSSPRQHPHRVEAARQDDGVVLQPFPTNIGRGPLGTAASSLPTFPSSLSWSWDERSRRGCSLEGRSMMLESDYDTSPNHSELEEAGSPLPASEAVQPGEEGEEDATLPCTEDVICKTEQITKNIQELLRAAQETKHESFLPCSEKICMAVTEMAALFPKRPSSEMVRGSLCLLTSSASRLHGECQKAAEHNPSASDIQLVTQQVIQCAYDIAKAAKQLVTVTTKENNN; the protein is encoded by the exons ATGTCAAAGCGAGTCCGGAGCAGAGAGGTCTGCGCGGACTGCAGCGCTGCGG AGCCACGTTGGGCCTCTGTTAACAGGGGGGTGTTGGTATGCGATGAGTGCTGCAGCATCCACCGAGGTCTGGGGCGACACAGCTCTCAGGTCCGACATCTGACCCATTCTCCGTGGCCACCCTCCCAGttacag ATGGTTCAGACACTTTATGGCAATGGCGCTAATTCCATATGGGAGCACAGCCTTCTGgacccttcttcttcttcactgagTGGGAAACGCAAAGCCAACCCCCAGGACAGAGTTCA TCCCAACAAGACAGAGTTCATCAAAGCCAAATATCAGATGTTGGTGTATGTCCATCGGATGCCGTGTCGGGAGGATGACAGTGTTACTGCAAAGGACCTCAGCAAG CAACTCCACTCCAGTGTTCGGACTGGAAACCTGGAGACCTGCCTAAGACTCTTATCTTTGGGAGCACAGGCCAACTTCTTCCATCCA GAGAAAGGAAACACTCCTCTGCACATAGCAGCAAAAGCAGGGCAAGTGTTGCAAGCAGAACTGTTGGCAGTTTATGGAGCTGATCCCGGAGCTCTGGACTCCAGTGGAAAGACCCCTATCGATTATGCAAG ACAAGCTGGGCATCAGGATCTGGCAGAGAGGCTAGTGGAGATCCAGTATGAGCTCACTGACCGCTTAACATTTTACCTTTGTGGACGAAGACCAG ATCACAGAAATGGACAACACTTCATCATTCCTCAGATGGCAGACAG CAGCCTGGATTTGTCAGAGTTTGCAAAAGCTGCCAAGAAGAAGCTCCAGTCG CTAAGTAACCATCAATTTGAAGAACTTGCCATGGATGTTTACGATGAAGTTGACAGAAGAGAAACCGATGCAG tgtgGTTGGCCACTCAGAACCACAGCACTCTTGTAACAGACACCACAGTTGTGCCTTTTCTGCCCGTCAATCCAGAGTACTCTTCTACCAGAAACCAG GGTCGTCAGAAATTGGCAAGATTTAGTGCTCATGAATTTGCCACCCTGGTTATTGATATTCTCACTGATGCTAAACGACGGCAGTGGGGTAATTCCTGCGACAGTCCCAAAG AGAGTGTGGAGCTGATCCTTCAGGGAATAGACAGTCGCCATAACAGTGATAGCCAGGACAATGACCAGCCCGACTACGACAGCGTGGCATCAGATGAAGAACCAGCGCAAGAGGCCACCTGTGGAGACAGCTGCAATGATGGAAGGACCAAG AGCTCAGAGTCATCTGATCTCTCTGATGGACCAATCACAGTACAGGAATTCATGGAGGTGAAGAGTGCCCTCACTGCATCAGAAGCCAAAATACAACAGCTTCTCAAAGTCAACTGTCACCTCAGTGAAGAGCTGCGTAGCATGCAGGGCCAG CTGAACTCCCTGCAGACTGAAAACACAACGCTGCGATGGCAACCCCCCAGCGGACAACAACCCCTCCAGGGGCCCTTTGGTCGACACCCACCCCGCGGAGGTCGAGCCATGTCCATGTATGAGACGGGCTCTTCCCCGAGGCAGCACCCCCACCGAGTCGAAGCGGCTCGGCAAGATGACGGAGTCGTTTTACAACCCTTCCCAACCAAT ATTGGGAGGGGTCCTTTGGGGACGgctgcttcctccctccctacctTCCCCTCTTCCCTGTCCTGGTCATGGGATGAGCGATCTCGAAGG GGCTGCAGTCTGGAAGGACGGAGCATGATGCTGGAGAGTGATTACGACACTTCGCCAAACCACTCTGAACTGGAGGAGGCTGG CAGCCCTCTTCCAGCCTCTGAAGCAGTGCAgccgggggaggagggggaggaagatgCCACCCTGCCATGCACAGAGGACGTCATCTGTAAGACGGAGCAGATCACTAAGAACATACAGGAGCTCCTGAGAGCTGCCCAGGAGACCAAGCATGAAAG CTTCCTGCCTTGTTCAGAAAAGATATGCATGGCTGTGACAGAGATGGCCGCCCTGTTCCCTAAG AGGCCGTCCTCGGAGATGGTGCGAGGGTCTCTGTGTCTGCTCACTTCGAGTGCCAGCCGGCTCCATGGAGAGTGCCAGAAGGCTGCGGAGCACAACCCCAGCGCGTCGGACATCCAGCTGGTCACTCAGCAGGTCATCCAGTGCGCCTATGACATTGCCAAAGCTGCCAAGCAACTTGTCACTGTgacaaccaaagaaaacaacaactaa